A window from Candidatus Woesearchaeota archaeon encodes these proteins:
- a CDS encoding hydroxyacid dehydrogenase, which produces MKIVFFDLEEWEIDYLKEKIVNHDVKYFSEEMKNVPLDEYKDADVIGVFVFSPVSKEILNNMPNLKLVLTLSTGFDHIDLDECKRRNIKVCNVPAYGENTVAEHAFGLILNLSRNIHKAYIRTSQENFSFEGLIGFDLKNKTLGVLGTGKIGRNLIRMAKGFEMNVVAYDPFPNNDLVANLGFSYVSMDELLASSDVISIHVPLNKGTFHLINESAINKMKKGVLIINTARGSIIDTRALIKGLESGIIGGAGLDVLEGELLIKDEKEMTHSLNNLPREQMRLLLENHALMKMHNVIVTPHLAFYSKEGLIRILNTTLENLFDFLENREFNNLIN; this is translated from the coding sequence ATGAAAATAGTTTTTTTTGATTTGGAAGAATGGGAAATTGATTATTTGAAAGAAAAAATAGTTAATCATGATGTTAAGTATTTTAGTGAAGAGATGAAAAATGTTCCTTTAGATGAATATAAAGATGCTGATGTTATAGGTGTGTTTGTGTTTTCTCCTGTTTCTAAAGAAATTCTTAATAATATGCCTAATCTTAAATTAGTTCTTACTCTTAGTACTGGTTTTGATCACATAGATTTAGATGAGTGTAAGCGTAGAAACATAAAAGTGTGTAATGTTCCAGCTTATGGTGAAAACACTGTGGCTGAGCACGCGTTTGGTTTAATTCTTAATTTATCTAGGAATATTCATAAAGCTTATATTAGGACGTCCCAAGAAAATTTTTCTTTTGAGGGCTTGATAGGATTTGATCTTAAAAATAAAACTCTTGGGGTTCTTGGCACAGGCAAAATTGGTAGGAACTTGATTCGTATGGCTAAAGGGTTTGAGATGAATGTTGTTGCTTATGATCCTTTCCCTAATAATGATTTAGTAGCTAATTTAGGTTTTAGTTATGTTTCTATGGATGAATTATTGGCTTCTTCTGATGTTATTTCTATTCATGTTCCTCTTAATAAAGGCACGTTTCATTTGATTAATGAGTCCGCGATTAATAAAATGAAAAAAGGCGTTTTGATTATTAATACTGCGCGTGGAAGTATTATTGATACTCGCGCGTTGATTAAAGGGTTAGAATCAGGAATCATTGGTGGTGCGGGTCTTGATGTTCTTGAAGGTGAATTGTTAATTAAGGATGAAAAAGAAATGACTCATTCACTTAATAACTTGCCTAGGGAGCAAATGCGTTTATTATTAGAGAATCATGCTTTGATGAAGATGCATAATGTCATTGTTACGCCTCATTTGGCTTTTTATAGCAAGGAAGGTTTGATAAGAATTCTTAATACTACGCTTGAAAACTTGTTTGATTTTTTGGAGAATAGAGAATTTAATAATTTAATTAATTAG
- a CDS encoding alpha/beta hydrolase — protein MTLNEIKPEKISLKTKDNYILKANFYNKPKQKKCVLLLHQYSKNKESWNELIPRLISNKHAVLALDLRGHGESTGNYKNFEEKDFENMELDVKTAMKFLEEQKFEKNDISLIGSSIGANLAQNYAASNPNNKTILLSPGFNYKGIVLIIKDTKALIIVSKEDEYSYKTVKDIEKKCPFTECIYLENKGHGIYMLDKELISSINLFLNE, from the coding sequence ATGACTCTTAACGAAATCAAACCAGAAAAAATATCTTTAAAAACCAAAGATAATTATATTCTAAAAGCTAACTTTTACAATAAGCCAAAACAAAAAAAATGCGTATTATTACTACATCAATATTCTAAAAACAAAGAATCCTGGAATGAATTAATACCTAGACTAATAAGTAACAAACACGCAGTTCTAGCACTAGACCTGCGAGGACATGGTGAAAGCACAGGTAATTACAAAAATTTTGAAGAAAAAGATTTTGAAAACATGGAATTAGATGTAAAAACCGCGATGAAATTCTTAGAAGAGCAAAAATTTGAAAAAAATGATATAAGCCTTATAGGCTCCAGCATAGGCGCTAACTTAGCACAAAATTATGCAGCCAGCAACCCAAACAATAAAACTATTTTATTATCCCCTGGATTTAACTATAAAGGAATCGTTCTAATAATAAAAGATACAAAAGCACTAATAATAGTGAGTAAAGAAGACGAATATTCCTATAAAACAGTTAAAGATATAGAAAAAAAATGTCCTTTCACAGAGTGCATATACTTAGAAAATAAAGGACATGGAATATATATGTTGGACAAAGAATTAATAAGCAGTATAAACTTGTTCTTAAACGAATAA
- a CDS encoding 30S ribosomal protein S13 — MAEFRHIVRIADTDLKGEKTILYAMKKIKGVDVMYANMALSVAGVDKTRKTGELMDSEIKKIEDALKNPDKYNVPNWLINRRKDYETGDDKHLLGADLDFEKDSDLKRMKKNKSYKGLRHQWGLTVRGQRTKSNFRKNKGKGLGVKRKK, encoded by the coding sequence ATGGCTGAATTCAGACACATTGTAAGGATAGCGGATACTGATCTTAAAGGTGAAAAGACAATACTTTACGCTATGAAGAAAATTAAAGGCGTTGATGTCATGTATGCTAATATGGCTTTATCTGTTGCGGGCGTTGATAAAACTAGGAAAACAGGGGAATTAATGGATTCTGAGATTAAAAAAATTGAAGATGCATTAAAAAATCCTGATAAATATAATGTTCCTAATTGGTTAATTAATAGGCGTAAAGATTATGAAACGGGTGATGATAAGCACTTGCTTGGTGCTGATCTTGATTTTGAAAAAGATTCTGATCTTAAAAGAATGAAGAAAAATAAATCCTATAAAGGTCTAAGGCACCAATGGGGTTTAACTGTTCGTGGTCAAAGAACCAAGTCTAACTTTAGAAAAAATAAAGGTAAAGGCCTTGGTGTTAAGAGGAAAAAATAA
- a CDS encoding 30S ribosomal protein S4: protein MGDPRRMKNKYSTPIHPWEKLRLEAEKPLMKEYGLVNKKELWKVSSKLKNFKDNAKKLVASKSEQAIAEKKQMVDRMKSYGLITSDVLDEILGLDIQQLLDRRLQTVVFKKGLARTIKQARQMITHRHIAVNGIKITAPGYLVKVSEEASVIFMPSSSFSDESHPERAVAVEEPVKVKEVVKESKKVPAESSDAKEELKEELAKEVAKESESDDKKSSKEEVKVDSDESKVADVEEVKEEKSVDA from the coding sequence ATGGGCGATCCTAGACGTATGAAAAACAAGTACAGCACTCCTATTCATCCTTGGGAGAAACTAAGGTTGGAGGCTGAGAAGCCTTTAATGAAGGAGTATGGTTTAGTTAATAAGAAAGAATTGTGGAAGGTTTCTTCTAAGCTTAAGAATTTTAAGGATAATGCTAAGAAATTAGTTGCTTCTAAGAGTGAGCAAGCAATTGCTGAGAAGAAGCAAATGGTTGATCGTATGAAATCTTATGGTTTGATTACTAGTGATGTTCTTGATGAAATTCTTGGATTAGATATTCAGCAATTACTTGATAGGCGTCTTCAAACCGTTGTTTTTAAAAAAGGTTTGGCTAGAACTATTAAGCAAGCTAGACAAATGATTACTCATAGGCACATCGCTGTTAATGGAATAAAAATTACTGCTCCTGGTTACTTGGTTAAAGTTTCTGAGGAAGCTTCTGTTATTTTTATGCCTAGTTCTAGTTTTTCTGATGAGTCTCATCCTGAGAGAGCTGTTGCTGTTGAAGAACCAGTTAAAGTTAAAGAAGTTGTTAAGGAATCAAAAAAGGTTCCTGCTGAGTCTTCAGATGCTAAGGAAGAACTTAAAGAAGAGTTAGCTAAGGAAGTAGCTAAAGAATCCGAATCTGATGATAAAAAATCTTCTAAAGAAGAAGTTAAGGTTGATTCTGATGAATCAAAGGTTGCTGATGTTGAAGAAGTTAAAGAGGAAAAAAGCGTTGATGCTTGA
- a CDS encoding 30S ribosomal protein S11 has protein sequence MAEHKIRWGVAHVYASYNNTIIHITDITGSETIALASGGQMVKSDRLESSPTTAMAAAKKAAELAIDKGVNAIHVKIRAPGGHNGPTNPGPGAQAAVRALSRRGLRIGLIEDVTPLPHGGCRKKGGRRGRRV, from the coding sequence ATGGCTGAACATAAGATTAGATGGGGAGTTGCGCATGTTTATGCGTCTTATAATAATACTATTATTCACATAACTGATATTACTGGGTCTGAAACTATTGCTCTCGCTTCAGGGGGTCAAATGGTTAAGTCTGACAGATTAGAAAGTAGTCCTACCACTGCCATGGCTGCTGCTAAGAAAGCGGCTGAGTTAGCTATTGATAAGGGTGTTAATGCTATTCATGTTAAGATTCGTGCTCCTGGTGGGCATAATGGTCCTACTAATCCTGGTCCGGGCGCTCAAGCAGCTGTTCGTGCTCTTTCAAGACGTGGTCTAAGGATTGGTTTAATTGAAGATGTTACTCCGTTACCTCATGGTGGTTGTCGTAAGAAAGGCGGTAGAAGAGGAAGAAGAGTTTAG
- a CDS encoding DNA-directed RNA polymerase subunit D, whose protein sequence is MKLSLIEKGDVRQTFEVKDVSPAYVNSLRRFFASEVPTMAISTVEFKKNSSALYDEMIAHRLGLVVLKTDLSSYNVPKVGDKEGPATHCTFTLKVVGPKVVYASDLKSKDKGVVPVHPDTIIVKLLEGQELELLATAHLGFGKDHAKWSPGLVSYYYKPSIKVNNKAPSFKDSKDKFPNQVFNAKGEIDVSKINSPQLIDACRDVDPEVVSITYDDSQSEFVFTIEPWGQLSVEDIVEEGLKRFDSQLDELKKLFKEA, encoded by the coding sequence ATGAAGTTATCATTAATTGAGAAAGGCGATGTAAGGCAAACATTCGAAGTTAAAGATGTTTCTCCTGCGTATGTTAATTCATTAAGGAGATTTTTTGCTTCTGAAGTTCCTACTATGGCTATTAGCACTGTCGAATTTAAGAAGAATTCGTCTGCTTTGTATGATGAAATGATTGCTCATAGACTTGGCTTAGTTGTTTTAAAGACTGATTTATCTTCGTATAATGTTCCTAAGGTTGGTGATAAAGAAGGTCCTGCTACTCATTGTACTTTTACTTTGAAAGTTGTAGGTCCTAAAGTTGTTTATGCTTCAGATTTGAAATCTAAGGATAAGGGTGTTGTGCCTGTTCATCCTGATACTATTATTGTTAAGTTATTAGAGGGTCAGGAGTTGGAGTTGTTAGCTACGGCTCATCTTGGTTTCGGAAAGGATCATGCTAAGTGGTCTCCTGGTTTAGTTTCATATTATTATAAGCCTTCAATTAAGGTTAATAACAAAGCGCCTAGTTTTAAGGACTCTAAGGATAAGTTTCCTAACCAAGTTTTTAATGCTAAAGGCGAAATTGATGTTTCAAAGATTAACTCTCCTCAGTTAATTGATGCGTGTAGGGATGTTGATCCAGAAGTTGTAAGTATTACTTATGATGATTCTCAATCTGAATTCGTGTTCACGATTGAGCCTTGGGGTCAATTATCTGTTGAGGATATTGTTGAGGAGGGCTTGAAGCGTTTTGATTCACAGCTTGATGAGTTGAAAAAGCTTTTCAAAGAGGCTTAG
- a CDS encoding 50S ribosomal protein L18e — protein sequence MAKINHKNNELAGLIAELKKLSIEKKVKIWKRLAEDLEKPTRSRRIVNIYKLNKYTKNDEFVVVPGKVLGTGDLAHSVSVAAYSFSDDAFKKISEKGKALTIKEVMKNNPEGKNIRIIG from the coding sequence ATGGCAAAAATAAATCATAAAAACAATGAACTCGCTGGGTTGATAGCGGAGCTTAAGAAGTTATCAATAGAGAAGAAAGTAAAGATTTGGAAGCGACTAGCTGAGGATTTAGAGAAACCTACTAGGAGTAGGCGTATTGTTAATATTTATAAGCTTAATAAGTATACTAAGAATGATGAGTTCGTAGTTGTGCCTGGTAAGGTTCTTGGAACTGGGGATTTGGCTCATTCTGTTAGTGTGGCTGCTTATAGTTTCTCGGATGATGCTTTTAAGAAGATTTCTGAGAAAGGTAAGGCTTTAACTATTAAAGAAGTTATGAAAAATAATCCTGAGGGTAAAAATATCAGGATAATAGGTTGA
- a CDS encoding 50S ribosomal protein L13 yields MIVIDAKDLILGRLSAYVVKQALLGETVHVVNAEKVVITGNKRNTIALYKQRRERGAPMVGPFFPRMPDRIVKRAMRGMLDYNKPSGKSAFARIRCHIGVPESLKDKEAVSFPKMSVDKTHAQYIYIAEISKELGAKF; encoded by the coding sequence ATGATTGTGATAGATGCTAAGGATTTGATACTTGGAAGGTTATCTGCTTACGTTGTGAAGCAGGCTTTGCTTGGTGAGACTGTTCATGTGGTTAATGCTGAAAAAGTAGTTATTACTGGTAATAAGAGGAACACGATTGCTTTGTATAAGCAGAGAAGGGAAAGGGGTGCGCCTATGGTTGGTCCTTTTTTTCCTAGGATGCCTGATAGAATTGTTAAAAGAGCTATGCGCGGGATGCTTGATTATAATAAGCCTAGTGGTAAATCTGCTTTTGCTAGGATTAGGTGTCATATAGGTGTTCCTGAGTCTTTGAAGGATAAAGAAGCTGTTTCTTTTCCTAAGATGAGTGTTGATAAGACTCATGCACAATATATTTATATTGCTGAAATTAGTAAAGAGCTTGGAGCTAAATTTTAA
- a CDS encoding 30S ribosomal protein S9 has protein sequence MSKKIINASGKRKMAIARATIKEGKPWVKINNVSLDIYEPRMAKLRIQEPLLLAGDVVKKLSISVNVYGGGMTSQADAVRLAIAKALADYNESLRQVFLDYDRQLLVADVRRRESRKPNSHGKARAKRQKSYR, from the coding sequence ATGTCAAAAAAAATAATTAATGCGAGTGGAAAAAGGAAGATGGCTATTGCTAGGGCTACGATTAAAGAAGGTAAGCCTTGGGTTAAGATTAACAATGTTTCTTTAGATATTTATGAGCCTAGGATGGCTAAGCTTAGGATTCAGGAGCCTTTATTGTTGGCTGGTGATGTTGTTAAGAAATTATCTATTAGTGTGAATGTTTATGGTGGTGGCATGACTAGTCAAGCGGACGCTGTTAGGTTGGCTATTGCTAAGGCTTTGGCTGATTACAATGAGAGTTTAAGGCAGGTTTTTTTGGATTATGATCGTCAGTTATTAGTTGCTGATGTTCGTAGGAGAGAATCTCGTAAGCCTAATAGTCATGGTAAAGCTAGGGCTAAGAGGCAAAAATCGTACAGGTGA
- a CDS encoding DNA-directed RNA polymerase subunit N, whose product MIIPVRCFSCGKPIGHLWEQYQEKIKSGTKKKALDDLGVERMCCRGVFLGHVDLLETVAQFKKN is encoded by the coding sequence ATGATTATTCCAGTTAGATGTTTTAGTTGTGGTAAACCTATAGGTCATTTATGGGAGCAGTATCAGGAGAAGATTAAGTCTGGTACTAAGAAGAAGGCTCTTGATGATTTGGGTGTTGAGCGTATGTGTTGTCGTGGCGTTTTTTTAGGTCATGTTGATTTATTGGAAACTGTTGCTCAGTTTAAGAAGAATTAA
- the rnz gene encoding ribonuclease Z, protein MINITILGTSSMVPTKDRNVQSIYLDYNGEGILFDCGEGTQRQMNIAGINRTKVKKILITHWHGDHVSGLIGLIQTLGNSKYASKLEIYGPKGTKRFMNNLLNSCVFELAVEIEINELDITKKKVFFENENYYLESTPLNHSTPCLGYSFVEKDKRRILVEKAKRLGLEEGPLLGNIQKNLPVKINNKIINPDDVSVVKKGKKLTIIADTSSNANAQSLANEADILICEATYASKEEEKAEQFMHLTSEQAALIASNAGAKKLILTHFSQRYKSLDDLLDQAKNVFPETVLAFDFMKIKL, encoded by the coding sequence ATGATTAACATAACTATTTTAGGAACAAGTAGCATGGTTCCCACAAAAGATAGGAACGTGCAAAGCATTTACTTAGATTACAACGGAGAAGGAATACTTTTTGATTGTGGTGAAGGAACACAGCGCCAAATGAACATCGCTGGAATAAACAGGACTAAAGTAAAAAAAATATTAATAACTCATTGGCACGGTGATCACGTTTCTGGATTAATAGGTTTAATACAAACCTTGGGAAATTCTAAATACGCGTCTAAATTAGAAATTTATGGTCCTAAAGGAACAAAAAGATTCATGAATAACTTACTTAATAGTTGCGTGTTCGAATTAGCTGTAGAAATAGAAATAAACGAACTTGATATAACTAAGAAAAAAGTTTTTTTTGAAAACGAAAATTATTATTTAGAATCAACTCCTTTAAATCATAGCACGCCTTGTCTAGGATATTCATTTGTAGAGAAAGATAAAAGAAGAATACTCGTTGAAAAAGCCAAACGCTTAGGATTAGAAGAAGGACCTTTACTTGGTAATATTCAAAAAAATTTACCTGTAAAAATTAATAATAAAATAATTAATCCTGATGATGTTTCAGTTGTGAAGAAAGGAAAAAAATTAACAATAATAGCTGATACATCTTCTAATGCTAACGCGCAATCATTAGCTAATGAAGCAGACATTTTAATATGCGAAGCAACATATGCTTCTAAAGAAGAAGAAAAAGCAGAACAATTTATGCATTTAACATCTGAACAAGCAGCATTAATAGCGAGTAATGCGGGCGCAAAGAAATTAATATTAACACATTTTTCTCAAAGATACAAATCTTTAGATGACTTACTAGATCAAGCTAAAAACGTTTTTCCCGAGACAGTTCTCGCATTTGATTTCATGAAAATAAAATTATGA
- a CDS encoding DUF1653 domain-containing protein, which yields MFITFTTCLKDLKKNYFKIERRRKIVEIKKGKYQHYNGNYYNVIGVARHSETLEELVVYQALYESEFGKDQLWVRPKEMFMETVTIN from the coding sequence ATGTTTATAACATTTACAACATGTTTAAAAGACTTGAAGAAAAATTATTTTAAGATTGAACGGAGGCGAAAAATAGTGGAAATAAAAAAAGGAAAATATCAACACTACAATGGTAATTATTACAACGTGATAGGCGTCGCTAGACACAGCGAGACTTTAGAAGAACTAGTTGTTTATCAAGCGTTGTATGAATCAGAGTTTGGTAAAGACCAATTATGGGTTAGGCCTAAAGAAATGTTTATGGAAACAGTAACTATTAACTGA
- the gap gene encoding type I glyceraldehyde-3-phosphate dehydrogenase: MCVRRESGKKRGDLQDCGLAVFYVRGGITLVKVAINGFGRIGRMVFRAGYKDPSIDFVAINDLTDTRTLAHLLKHDSTQGRFEEDVSFDDNHIIVNGNKISVFSERDPFKLPWKEYDVDVVVESTGFFTSKEKASMHLEAGAKKVVLSAPGKDIFTMVKGVNEHFYNGELIVSNASCTTNCLAPLVKVLDDNFGVERGFMTTIHAYTGDQRLLDAPHNDLRRARSAAVNIIPTTTGAASAVGEVVPHLKGKLDGNAIRVPVPTGSITDFSCVLRKEVTKEEINNLFRNVAQHELRGVLQYSEDPLVSSDIIGNHHSSIFDALSTNVIDGTLVKVVSWYDNEVGYSHRMIDIIKIISKK; the protein is encoded by the coding sequence ATGTGCGTGCGACGTGAGTCGGGGAAAAAGAGAGGTGACTTGCAGGACTGTGGTCTTGCAGTCTTTTATGTTCGCGGAGGGATTACTTTGGTAAAAGTGGCTATAAATGGTTTTGGTAGAATAGGTAGAATGGTTTTTCGTGCAGGATACAAAGATCCTAGCATTGATTTCGTTGCAATAAATGATTTAACAGACACTAGGACTTTGGCTCATTTATTAAAACATGATTCTACTCAAGGAAGATTCGAAGAAGATGTTTCTTTTGATGATAATCACATAATTGTTAACGGAAACAAAATATCTGTTTTTTCTGAACGTGATCCTTTTAAATTACCTTGGAAAGAATATGATGTTGACGTAGTAGTTGAAAGTACTGGTTTTTTTACTTCTAAAGAAAAAGCATCTATGCATTTGGAAGCTGGAGCAAAAAAAGTTGTTTTGAGTGCTCCGGGCAAGGATATTTTTACCATGGTTAAGGGAGTGAATGAACATTTTTATAATGGGGAATTAATTGTTAGTAATGCTTCTTGTACTACTAATTGTTTAGCTCCTTTGGTTAAAGTACTGGATGATAACTTCGGTGTTGAACGTGGATTCATGACTACTATTCATGCTTATACTGGTGATCAAAGATTGTTAGATGCGCCTCATAATGATTTGAGAAGAGCTAGGAGTGCAGCTGTTAATATTATTCCTACTACTACGGGTGCTGCTAGCGCAGTAGGTGAAGTTGTGCCGCATCTTAAAGGGAAACTTGATGGTAATGCTATTCGTGTTCCTGTTCCTACTGGTTCAATAACTGATTTTAGTTGCGTTCTTAGAAAAGAAGTTACTAAGGAAGAAATTAATAATTTGTTTAGAAACGTTGCTCAACACGAATTAAGAGGGGTTTTGCAGTATTCTGAAGATCCTTTGGTTAGTTCTGACATAATTGGTAATCATCATTCTAGCATATTTGATGCTTTAAGCACTAATGTTATTGATGGTACTTTAGTTAAAGTAGTTTCTTGGTATGATAACGAAGTGGGTTATAGTCATAGAATGATTGATATAATAAAAATAATTTCTAAGAAATAA
- the amrB gene encoding AmmeMemoRadiSam system protein B: MNTRKSSVSGTFYSNNSSELENELKYIKESKEKIRATAIIVPHAGYIYSGKTAGEAYKLISPEFEKIIILAPNHTVYTKKAVLDTNDYWETPLGKVKIWKPKINNDAFLENEVVHKQEHAVETHLPFLQVKLKKFEVLPIIIGDINELDLNKIFKEIIKLIDKRTLLIISTDLSHFLTERDAKEVDNETINDILNLRDVNPEYACGANPLKIGNRIFKEINKKPRLLKYTTSAETSNNKNNVVGYASFIIE; this comes from the coding sequence ATGAATACAAGAAAATCAAGCGTTTCAGGAACTTTTTATAGTAACAATTCTTCAGAATTAGAAAATGAACTTAAGTACATAAAAGAATCAAAAGAAAAAATAAGAGCCACAGCCATAATAGTTCCTCACGCAGGATACATTTATTCAGGAAAAACTGCTGGGGAAGCATACAAATTAATAAGTCCTGAATTTGAAAAAATCATAATATTAGCACCTAACCATACTGTTTATACAAAAAAAGCAGTTTTAGACACGAATGATTACTGGGAAACGCCTTTAGGAAAAGTAAAAATTTGGAAACCGAAAATAAATAATGATGCCTTCTTAGAAAACGAAGTAGTTCACAAACAAGAACACGCAGTAGAAACACATCTGCCTTTTTTACAAGTAAAATTAAAAAAATTCGAAGTATTACCTATAATCATAGGAGATATAAACGAATTAGATCTTAACAAGATATTCAAAGAAATAATCAAGTTAATAGATAAAAGAACGTTACTAATAATAAGCACAGACCTTAGCCATTTCTTAACAGAAAGAGACGCAAAAGAAGTAGATAATGAAACCATTAACGACATACTTAATTTAAGAGATGTTAATCCAGAATATGCGTGCGGAGCCAATCCATTAAAAATAGGAAATAGAATTTTTAAAGAAATAAATAAAAAACCAAGATTACTAAAATATACGACTTCAGCAGAAACATCAAATAATAAAAACAACGTAGTAGGATATGCAAGCTTCATAATAGAATAA
- the amrS gene encoding AmmeMemoRadiSam system radical SAM enzyme: protein MKEAYLFEKLDDGLVKCLACAHKCVIPINGKGKCLIRSNKEGVLFLDAYGSAASVGVDKIEKKPLYHFLPGSLTFSFGTLGCNFKCGFCQNFEISMPKSFIFKKNLSPEEAVSLALKNNCESISYTYNEPAVFAEYVLDTARLAKKKGLKNVLVTNGFFSQESLNAFCELVDAVNIDLKSFNDEFYKKNCKASLKPVLDSIKFFHNKGIWVEVTTLLIPDMNDSVDELNKMAGFISSVDVNIPWHISRFFPMHKFSNRTLTSLSSIDEAVRIGKSKGLNFVYKGNVCEDAVTVCFNCGKELIIRSDLGIIINFDKGECDCGKIIRGVF, encoded by the coding sequence ATGAAGGAAGCATACTTATTTGAAAAACTAGATGATGGCTTAGTTAAGTGTTTGGCTTGTGCTCATAAATGCGTTATTCCTATTAATGGAAAAGGTAAATGCTTGATTAGAAGTAACAAAGAAGGTGTTTTGTTTCTTGATGCGTATGGTTCTGCTGCTTCTGTTGGTGTTGATAAAATAGAAAAGAAACCTTTGTATCATTTTTTACCTGGTTCTTTAACTTTTTCTTTTGGAACTCTAGGTTGTAATTTTAAATGCGGGTTTTGTCAAAACTTTGAAATAAGTATGCCTAAGAGTTTCATTTTCAAGAAAAATCTTAGTCCTGAAGAAGCTGTTTCTTTAGCTTTGAAGAATAATTGCGAATCTATTTCTTATACGTATAATGAGCCTGCTGTTTTTGCTGAATATGTTTTGGATACTGCTCGTTTGGCTAAGAAAAAAGGATTAAAAAATGTTTTAGTAACTAATGGTTTTTTTTCTCAAGAATCTTTAAATGCTTTTTGTGAATTAGTTGACGCTGTGAATATTGATTTAAAATCATTTAATGATGAATTTTATAAAAAGAATTGCAAAGCTTCCTTGAAGCCAGTTCTTGATTCTATTAAGTTTTTTCATAATAAAGGAATATGGGTGGAAGTTACGACTTTGTTAATTCCTGATATGAATGATTCTGTTGATGAATTAAATAAAATGGCTGGTTTTATTTCTTCTGTTGATGTTAATATTCCTTGGCATATTTCTCGTTTTTTTCCTATGCACAAATTTTCAAATAGAACTTTAACTTCTTTGAGTTCTATTGATGAAGCTGTTAGAATAGGCAAATCTAAAGGTTTAAATTTTGTTTACAAAGGTAATGTTTGTGAAGACGCTGTTACTGTTTGTTTTAATTGTGGTAAAGAATTAATTATTCGTAGTGATTTAGGAATTATTATTAATTTTGATAAGGGTGAGTGTGATTGTGGAAAAATAATCAGAGGTGTTTTTTAA
- the amrA gene encoding AmmeMemoRadiSam system protein A: MNEKNKKLLLNYARKSIKSVFNGESFVPDKIPSDLKSIGCCFVTLNLDGELRGCIGNLEPFEPLYKNVINNAVNAAFKDSRFKPLSRSEFNKIKIEISVISSAVPLIYDDYNDLLNKLRIGQGVIFKKGFYQSTFLPQVWEMIPDKIEFLKNLSLKAGLHGDAWRDDPDIFVYGVEKFSE; encoded by the coding sequence GTGAATGAGAAGAACAAAAAATTATTGTTGAATTATGCTAGGAAATCTATTAAGTCTGTTTTTAATGGTGAATCTTTTGTTCCTGATAAGATTCCTTCCGATCTTAAAAGCATTGGTTGTTGCTTTGTTACTTTGAATTTAGATGGTGAACTTCGTGGTTGCATTGGGAACTTAGAACCTTTTGAGCCTTTGTATAAGAACGTTATTAATAATGCGGTTAACGCAGCTTTTAAAGATTCTAGGTTTAAGCCTTTGTCTCGTTCCGAATTCAACAAGATAAAAATAGAAATATCAGTTATTTCTAGCGCTGTGCCTTTAATTTATGATGATTATAATGATTTATTAAATAAGTTAAGGATTGGTCAAGGCGTTATTTTTAAGAAGGGTTTTTATCAATCCACGTTTCTTCCACAAGTGTGGGAGATGATTCCTGACAAAATTGAGTTCCTTAAAAATCTAAGTCTTAAAGCGGGGCTTCATGGTGATGCGTGGCGTGACGATCCTGACATATTTGTTTATGGTGTTGAAAAATTTTCGGAGTAA
- a CDS encoding PRC-barrel domain-containing protein, translating into MLKMKRITETYDMRVFTDTGDYFGDVEEVIVTETKIFGWKVRATKNSFLAKVLGSAKGVIVPHQLVKNIGDIMIISKSAVPSYNPDDD; encoded by the coding sequence ATGCTTAAAATGAAAAGAATTACTGAAACTTATGATATGAGAGTTTTTACTGATACTGGGGATTACTTCGGAGACGTAGAAGAAGTAATTGTGACTGAAACCAAGATTTTTGGTTGGAAAGTTCGTGCGACTAAGAATTCTTTCTTGGCTAAGGTCTTAGGATCAGCTAAAGGAGTTATTGTTCCTCATCAACTCGTTAAGAATATAGGGGATATAATGATTATTAGTAAATCAGCGGTTCCTAGTTATAATCCTGATGATGACTAA